From a single Miscanthus floridulus cultivar M001 chromosome 8, ASM1932011v1, whole genome shotgun sequence genomic region:
- the LOC136475370 gene encoding uncharacterized protein → MDGGSGLNILYVNTLELLELDHSRLRGGSAPFHGVVPGKRTRPLGHIDLPVCFGTPSNYRKEVLTFEVVGFKGAYHAILGRPCYAKFMAVPNYTYLKLKMPGPNGIITVESTYEHAYDCDVECIEYAEAVVEAETLIASLDQLDNEVPDTKRRAGTFEPAEAVKLVPVDPADPDGRGLKISTTLDSK, encoded by the coding sequence atggacggaggcagcggcctcaacatcctctacgtcaacactctagagctcctggagctcgaccattcacggctccgaggcggttccgcacccttccacggcgtcgtaccaggaaagcgcacacgacccctcggacacatcgacttacccgtctgcttcggcactccctccaactaccgcaaggaggtcctcaccttcgaggtggttggattcaagggggcttaccatgccatcttggggcgcccgtgctacgccaagttcatggcggtccccaactacacctacctcaagctcaagatgccaggccccaacggcatcatcaccgtcgagtccacgtacgaacatgcatacgattgcgacgtcgagtgcatcgagtatgccgaggccgtcgtggaggccgagaccctcatcgccagtCTCGACCAGCTTGATAACGAGGTTCCCGACaccaagcggcgcgccgggaccttTGAGCCCgcagaggccgtcaagctcgtccccgtcgatCCCGCTGACCCCGATGGCCGAGGTCTGAAgatcagcaccaccctcgacagcaaatag
- the LOC136468599 gene encoding uncharacterized protein: MTIVGRDLPGVTQELETRSLGKSVFLRRERDIWDQLRWQTGLLADAQGLLSARTKIKELEEERDAFRSRAQEATASVKALAGQLGAEQSEHQLTKVALAEATKAAEASRAEALDWKSKAKDLEKEASQAAEASIAAQAALDVEVREHEVLRGAVRTACEALDVEGAVSDGYVLPEDDEEADVEVTKLLEAAEAPGIALAGLFEEEVVPPATAVDP; this comes from the exons ATGACTATTGTGGgacgggacttgcccggtgtcacccag gagctcgagacccgatcccttgggaaatcggtattcctacgaagggagagggatatctgggaccagctccggtggCAGACAGGCCTGCTCGCCGATgctcaggggcttttgtcggcgcgga cgaagatcaaggaactggaggaggagcgggacgccttcaggtctcgggcccaagaagcgacggcctctgtcAAGGCcctagccgggcagctgggtgcggagcagagcgagcatcagctgaccaaagtcgccttggccgaggctaccaaagcggccgaggcttctcgggccgAGGCCTTAGATTGGAAGAGCAAGGCCAAGG atctggagaaagaggcctcccaggcggccgaggcctccatTGCAGCGCAggcggcgctggatgttgaggtccgggagcatgAGGTGCTGCGCGGCGCAGTTCGTactgcctgcgaggccctggacgtcgagggg gctgtcagcgacggctacgtgttgccagaagatgacgaggaagcAGACGTGGAGGTcacgaagctgttggaggcggccgaggcacctggcataGCGCTGGccggtctatttgaagaagaggtggtccctcccgcgacGGCCgtcgatccttga